Below is a genomic region from Zea mays cultivar B73 chromosome 9, Zm-B73-REFERENCE-NAM-5.0, whole genome shotgun sequence.
ATATCATATGGTGAAAAGGCTTGTAGTGTCAGGCTTGTAAACATGACTGGAACCTGCTGATACCAGCTTTTCATCATATTGCGTCTGAAGAGAGTTAAAAATCATCATTGATGTGGTATGCCAGTTGCTAGTAATGGTCAGCTGTAGCCATGCCATCATGGCGGCCTGTTGTGAACTGCAAGCATTGCTGCTTTTCTGTATCCTGTCCATTGCTGATTTTTCATTGTTGCAAAGTAATTTGATGAATTACCAATTCGAGTTGTCCAAAAAGAATTAGCAATTCTAGAGCATACAGGAATTTGTGGCTCAATTTTACTACTAGAAACTAGATGCTGCTGGAATTTTCTCCTAACAGTGTTCATCTTAAATCTCAGGGATACATCGTTCTCAATAGGCCATGGGCATTTGTTCAGTGGCTCCAGAAAGCAGACATAAAGGAAGAGTAAGTTTACAGTTAGTTTATTTGAGAAGCAATAATCACCCTTCAGAGCCCAGACTCAATAGCTAGTTAATTTCATACTATGTGCAGCTATATTTTGATGGCAGAGCCAGATCACATAATTGTCAAGCCTATCCCAAACTTGTCGAGAGATGGTCAGGCAGCAGCTTTCCCTTTCTTTTACATTGAGCCTAAAAAATATGAGAATGTGTTGCGTAAGTTCTTCCCTGAAGACAAGGGGCCAATCACTAAGATTGATCCTATAGGAAACTCTCCTGTCATTATTGAGAAGGTGAGCTGTTTTCTTCAATGTACACAAAGCATCTACTTGAAATTACAGAAATGATCCTATTACTTTCATCTTTTTCTAGGAATCTCTTGGAAGGATTGCACCGACTTGGATGAATGTTTCATTAGCAATGAAAAAAGATCCTGACGCAGATAAATCTTTTGGCTGGGTTCTTGAAATGTAATGTCATGCAATCAATTTTTATTGTCTAAATATTTTGGTCTGTTTATGCATCCCATGTTCTATGCTATTTTATTCATAATGTGAGTAGGGATCTAATTTTTTTTGTATTGTGTTTTTGGGGAACAGGTATGCCTATGCCGTGGCATCTGCTCTCCATGGAGTGGGCAACATCTTACGCAAGGACTTTATGATTCAGGTTTGGAATTCGGTTGATTATATCTTGTGGCCATCCATAGCAGGATTCAGGAAGTTGTGTGATTCTGTTCTTAGATGATAATTTGATTGTTTTCAGCCACCTTGGGACTTGGAAGTTGGTGATTCTTTTATTATTCATTATACTTATGGCTGTGATTATGACATGACGGTATGTGATTCATATTATGATGCAGAACTTCAGGGAATCTGACTCATGATTCTGTTCTTATAGCATGTTCTTCTTTTGCACTAGGGTAAGCTGACTTATGGCAAAATTGGAGAATGGAGATTTGACAAGAGATCATACACGGACAAACCTCCACCTAGAAATTTGCCGTTACCACCACATGGTGTAGCTCAAAGTGTGGTATGGTTCTGCTCTATTTGCAAATGTTAGATACCCGTCtcttgtaatgggcctggcccagttattTGGTCTATTAATACACTGCCCAACCCtattctagggttagggtttttccCATTCAACATGGTACCAGAGCCACtgtagtttttttttcttttctcctctccagccgccgccgccgcccagcagccctgctgctctccagccgccgccgctgcccagcAGCCCTGCTGCCCGCCGCGCGCCAGGGAGCCAACCGCCGCGGCCGAGCGCCCTGCCCAGCAGCCCTGCTGCtctccagccgccgccgctgcccagcAGCCCTGCTGCCCGCCGCGCGCCAGGGAGCCAACCGCCGCGGCCGAGCGCCCGACCGGCCCTGCTACCGCGACCCCAGGCCCCGACCTGCGCGCATCCAGTCGCGCGCTCCTTCTCCCCACGCGCCGCCCCCACCCACAGGTCCTGACGCGCCCTCAGCCGCCGGTCTGCCCCCTGCGCCGGTCTGCCCTCCTCTGCTGGTCGGCGCCGCCCGGCGTTTCTGCTCGCGCCGTCGCCATCTCGGGCCTCCGGACCACCTCCTCGCGCTCGCCGTTGCGCGCGCCCAGGCCGTCGAGGCCGGCTGCGTCGGGGGCTGCGGGAGCTGCAGCTGCGGCAGC
It encodes:
- the LOC100276855 gene encoding Hydroxyproline O-arabinosyltransferase 1-like, which produces MAAPCGRGGGTLTLVLVALSAAFLTYNVLISFHSSLQPLPSSFPTASRRFGAAGSARRRAFHTAVTASGSAYNTWQCRVMYHWFKEARRAPGGDEMGGFTRILHSGKPDEFVDEIPTFVADPLPDGDQGYIVLNRPWAFVQWLQKADIKEDYILMAEPDHIIVKPIPNLSRDGQAAAFPFFYIEPKKYENVLRKFFPEDKGPITKIDPIGNSPVIIEKESLGRIAPTWMNVSLAMKKDPDADKSFGWVLEMYAYAVASALHGVGNILRKDFMIQPPWDLEVGDSFIIHYTYGCDYDMTGKLTYGKIGEWRFDKRSYTDKPPPRNLPLPPHGVAQSVVTLVKMVNEATANIPNWDSYAAAF